The following proteins are co-located in the Bordetella bronchialis genome:
- a CDS encoding DUF4148 domain-containing protein translates to MKAKTIVSALILSFAAIGAAQAGTPRGDSDNTPFQGVYGQADTGVSRAQVVAELQQARVAGLTGNSEPNNAPFVAQADSGVTRAQVIADIDRGNTTTSIAFGDLDNQPFQGA, encoded by the coding sequence ATGAAAGCCAAGACCATCGTTTCCGCTCTGATTCTTTCGTTCGCCGCCATCGGCGCGGCCCAAGCGGGCACCCCGCGCGGCGATTCGGACAACACGCCCTTCCAAGGCGTCTACGGCCAGGCCGATACCGGTGTGAGCCGCGCCCAAGTCGTCGCCGAGCTGCAACAAGCCCGCGTGGCCGGCCTGACGGGCAACAGCGAACCCAACAACGCGCCCTTCGTCGCCCAAGCCGATAGCGGCGTGACCCGTGCGCAAGTCATCGCCGACATCGACCGCGGCAACACGACGACCAGCATCGCCTTCGGCGATCTGGACAACCAGCCCTTCCAAGGTGCGTAA
- the tagF gene encoding type VI secretion system-associated protein TagF — MRPAGPGGRTPAWAGGGQAAPPEGGTRLGWYGKIPASGDFVHRRLPRELIAWWDRWLQHGVAGLKQALDPHTARGFAAAPIWNFAIPAGLGAGVAQLGCIAPSRDRVGRGYPVCVALPLRADEYHGGLLEDAGEYYREIGINVLGAVRHGCTPEVFDRALRYVPLPRAVPDRASSAGKDIMDILNAGTGPGAAPLAARGLAAWPDLPFCFNPSSHTSYWWTNQADGAPLQTYVHGGALNATLFTRLFSSLPTWRP; from the coding sequence ATGCGGCCGGCGGGACCGGGCGGCAGGACGCCGGCGTGGGCAGGGGGCGGGCAGGCGGCGCCGCCGGAAGGCGGGACGCGGCTGGGCTGGTATGGAAAGATCCCCGCCTCCGGGGACTTCGTGCACCGGCGGCTGCCGCGCGAGCTGATCGCCTGGTGGGACCGCTGGCTGCAGCACGGCGTCGCGGGCCTGAAACAGGCGCTCGACCCGCATACGGCGCGCGGCTTCGCGGCCGCGCCAATCTGGAACTTCGCCATCCCGGCGGGCCTGGGCGCCGGTGTCGCGCAGCTGGGCTGCATCGCGCCCAGCCGCGACCGGGTCGGGCGCGGCTATCCCGTCTGCGTGGCGCTGCCCCTGCGCGCCGACGAATACCACGGCGGCCTGCTGGAAGACGCCGGCGAGTACTACCGCGAGATCGGCATCAATGTGCTGGGAGCGGTCCGGCACGGCTGCACGCCGGAGGTCTTCGACCGGGCGCTGCGCTACGTGCCGCTGCCCCGCGCCGTGCCCGACCGCGCCTCGTCCGCCGGCAAGGACATCATGGACATCCTGAATGCCGGTACCGGCCCGGGCGCCGCGCCGCTGGCGGCGCGCGGGCTGGCCGCCTGGCCCGACCTGCCCTTCTGCTTCAATCCGAGCTCTCATACCAGCTATTGGTGGACCAACCAGGCCGACGGGGCCCCGCTTCAGACCTATGTACACGGCGGCGCGCTGAACGCAACATTGTTCACCCGGTTGTTCTCTTCGCTGCCCACCTGGCGGCCATGA